A genomic region of Thermodesulfobium narugense DSM 14796 contains the following coding sequences:
- a CDS encoding universal stress protein → MKVLVAVDGSKPSMKAAEFALNLAKEHKSVEVILMTVGCSYDWTYVSDDVFVDPEKINEACDLAFSKKLDEAKKIFDNSGVNVKAILISGGDPAKEILKYAEENNVDRIVVGNKGLNPLSGLLGSVAYAILKNAKVPVILVK, encoded by the coding sequence ATGAAAGTTTTAGTTGCTGTGGACGGTTCAAAACCCTCAATGAAAGCTGCCGAATTTGCTTTGAATTTGGCAAAGGAACACAAATCGGTCGAAGTAATACTTATGACAGTAGGCTGTTCATATGACTGGACATATGTTAGCGATGATGTTTTTGTGGATCCAGAGAAGATTAATGAAGCCTGTGATTTGGCTTTTTCAAAAAAATTGGATGAAGCTAAGAAAATTTTTGATAATAGTGGAGTGAATGTAAAGGCTATACTGATATCAGGTGGCGACCCTGCAAAGGAAATTTTAAAATATGCTGAAGAAAATAATGTTGATAGAATTGTGGTTGGAAATAAGGGTTTAAATCCTTTGTCTGGGCTTTTGGGCAGCGTTGCTTATGCTATATTAAAAAATGCAAAGGTTCCAGTAATTCTGGTTAAATAG